The following coding sequences are from one Streptomyces sp. V3I7 window:
- a CDS encoding helicase C-terminal domain-containing protein has protein sequence MSTEDRPAHRSLAEALRARDDASLAALLRSRPDLVTPVPTDLTQLATRAGTRASVLRAIERLDRFTLQTAEALAVAGDPATYDELLGLMAGDQGDAAVAAALPGALAVLREQALVWGGDDRLRLVRTARELLSPSAQHPSPTGLGPTVREATAGMSPGRIQEIVTAVGLPSTHDSVSAVDALTALFTDRGRMAALLAGVPEESREVLTRLVWGPPYGQVTAEPAAHLRRLLDRGLLLPTAPGTVVLPREVALHLREGRAHRTPEAVPPPVEAATTHRPDMVDATAAGQAHTALATVEELLREWDEGGPAVLRAGGLSVRDLKRTAVALDVPEPIAAFWVELAYAGGLLAADAEADERYAATPAYDEWLEQPPADRWARLAQAWLTATRTPGLIGGRDAKDRTLSALGPGLDRSAAPEVRHRVLSLLALLPEGGAPSAEAVLARLRWERPLRGPRRDGEDLRSRLARWTLSEAELLGVTGRGALSAHGRALLGAPAEPVAAQAAESSGPGDKLPVHHRPHGPLEPLSPTEQAVATATAVRLLAPLLPPPLDHVLLQADLTAVAPGPLERPLADMLGVLADVESKGGATVYRFTPTSVRRALDAGRSAVDLHAFLAAHSRTPVPQPLAYLIDDVARKHGHLRVGAASAYVRCDDDAVLNEILADKRAAALRLRRLAPTVLATQADPPTLLAGLRAMGYAPAAESAEGDVVIARAHAHRTPPRTAPEPVPEGPPTPDAMLLSAAVRAIRAGDLAATAPRKPSGDAAPAAYGDLPRTSAAETLATVQAAVLTGESLWIGYVNADGAASQRVIAPIRVEGGFVTAYDHTADEVRTYPLHRVTGVAELADD, from the coding sequence ATGAGCACCGAGGACCGTCCGGCGCACCGTTCCCTCGCGGAGGCGCTTCGGGCCAGGGACGACGCCTCCCTGGCCGCGCTGCTGCGCAGCCGCCCCGACCTCGTCACGCCCGTCCCCACCGACCTCACCCAGCTCGCCACGCGCGCGGGCACGCGTGCCTCGGTGCTGCGGGCGATCGAGCGGCTGGACCGGTTCACGCTCCAGACGGCCGAGGCGCTGGCCGTGGCGGGGGACCCGGCGACGTACGACGAGCTGCTCGGTCTGATGGCGGGCGACCAGGGGGACGCGGCCGTCGCCGCGGCGCTCCCGGGCGCGCTGGCCGTCCTGCGCGAGCAGGCCCTGGTCTGGGGCGGCGACGACCGGCTGCGGCTGGTGCGCACCGCGCGTGAGCTGCTCTCGCCCTCCGCGCAGCACCCGTCGCCGACCGGGCTCGGCCCGACCGTGCGGGAGGCGACCGCGGGCATGTCGCCGGGCCGGATCCAGGAGATCGTCACCGCCGTCGGCCTGCCCTCCACCCACGACTCGGTCTCCGCCGTGGACGCGCTCACCGCGCTGTTCACGGACCGCGGACGCATGGCGGCCCTGCTCGCCGGGGTTCCCGAGGAGTCGCGGGAGGTGCTCACCCGGCTCGTGTGGGGGCCGCCGTACGGCCAGGTCACCGCCGAACCGGCCGCCCATCTGCGCCGGCTGCTGGACCGCGGCCTGCTGCTGCCGACGGCGCCGGGCACGGTCGTCCTCCCCCGCGAGGTCGCCCTGCACCTGCGCGAGGGCCGCGCCCACCGCACACCCGAGGCCGTACCGCCGCCGGTCGAGGCGGCGACCACGCACCGTCCGGACATGGTGGACGCGACGGCGGCCGGGCAGGCGCACACCGCGCTGGCCACCGTCGAGGAGCTGCTGCGGGAGTGGGACGAGGGCGGGCCGGCGGTGCTGCGGGCCGGCGGGCTGAGCGTGCGGGACCTGAAGCGGACGGCCGTCGCCCTCGACGTACCGGAGCCGATCGCGGCCTTCTGGGTCGAACTCGCCTACGCGGGCGGCCTGCTGGCCGCCGACGCGGAAGCCGACGAGCGCTACGCCGCGACCCCGGCCTACGACGAGTGGCTGGAGCAGCCCCCGGCCGACCGCTGGGCGCGGCTGGCGCAGGCGTGGCTGACGGCGACCCGTACGCCCGGGCTGATCGGCGGGCGGGACGCGAAGGACCGCACGCTGTCGGCGCTGGGGCCCGGTCTGGACCGCTCGGCGGCGCCGGAGGTACGGCACCGGGTGCTGAGCCTGCTGGCCCTGCTGCCGGAGGGCGGCGCGCCGTCGGCCGAGGCCGTGCTGGCCCGGCTGCGCTGGGAGCGCCCGCTGCGCGGCCCGCGCCGGGACGGCGAGGATCTGCGCTCGCGGCTGGCCCGTTGGACGCTGTCGGAGGCGGAGCTGCTCGGGGTGACCGGGCGCGGCGCGCTGTCCGCGCACGGGCGGGCGCTGCTGGGTGCGCCCGCCGAGCCGGTGGCCGCGCAGGCGGCCGAGTCCTCGGGGCCCGGTGACAAGCTCCCCGTGCACCACCGTCCGCACGGCCCGCTCGAACCCCTCTCCCCGACCGAGCAGGCCGTCGCCACCGCCACGGCCGTCCGGCTGCTCGCCCCGCTGCTGCCGCCGCCCCTGGACCATGTGCTGCTCCAGGCCGACCTCACGGCGGTGGCGCCGGGCCCGCTGGAGCGCCCGCTGGCCGACATGCTGGGCGTGCTCGCCGATGTGGAGTCCAAGGGCGGCGCGACCGTCTACCGCTTCACGCCCACCTCGGTACGCCGGGCCCTGGACGCCGGCCGCAGCGCCGTGGACCTGCACGCCTTCCTCGCCGCGCACTCCCGGACCCCGGTGCCGCAGCCGCTGGCGTACCTGATCGACGACGTGGCCCGCAAGCACGGACACCTCCGGGTGGGCGCGGCCTCCGCCTACGTCCGCTGCGACGACGACGCCGTCCTGAACGAGATCCTCGCCGACAAGCGGGCCGCCGCCCTGCGCCTGCGCCGGCTGGCGCCGACCGTGCTCGCGACCCAGGCCGATCCGCCGACGTTGCTCGCGGGCCTGCGCGCGATGGGTTACGCGCCCGCGGCCGAGTCCGCCGAGGGTGACGTCGTGATCGCCCGGGCCCACGCCCACCGCACCCCGCCCCGCACGGCCCCCGAGCCCGTCCCGGAGGGCCCGCCCACCCCGGACGCCATGCTCCTGTCGGCCGCGGTCCGCGCGATCCGGGCCGGCGACCTGGCCGCCACGGCCCCGCGCAAGCCGTCCGGCGACGCGGCCCCCGCGGCGTACGGCGACCTCCCGCGCACCAGCGCCGCCGAGACGCTCGCCACGGTGCAGGCCGCCGTCCTGACCGGCGAGTCCCTGTGGATCGGCTACGTCAACGCCGACGGCGCCGCCAGCCAGCGCGTCATCGCCCCGATCCGCGTGGAGGGCGGCTTCGTGACGGCGTACGACCACACGGCGGACGAGGTCCGCACCTATCCGCTGCACCGGGTGACGGGGGTCGCGGAGCTGGCGGACGACTGA
- a CDS encoding DNA repair helicase XPB: MNGPLIVQSDKTLLLEVDHERADDCRRAIAPFAELERAPEHIHTYRVSPLGLWNARAAGHDAEQVVDALVQYSRYPVPHALLVDIAETMDRYGRLTLSKHPAHGLVLTSTDRPVLEEILRSKRIIPLVGARIDPDTVAVHPSERGQIKQVLLKLGWPAEDLAGYVDGEAHPIELAEDGWALRPYQKQAVENFWHGGSGVVVLPCGAGKTLVGAGAMAEAKSTTLILVTNTVSARQWKHELVKRTSLTEDEIGEYSGTKKEIRPVTIATYQVLTTKRKGVYPHLELFDSRDWGLVVYDEVHLLPAPVFKFTADLQARRRLGLTATLVREDGRESDVFSLIGPKRFDAPWKEIEAQGYIAPADCVEVRVNLTDTERLAYATAEAEEKYRYCATTATKRKVTEALVQRFAGQQILVIGQYIDQLDELGEHLNAPVIKGETTNAQREKLFDAFREGEISVLVVSKVANFSIDLPEATVAIQVSGTFGSRQEEAQRLGRVLRPKADGHQAHFYSVVARDTIDQDFAAHRQRFLAEQGYAYRIVDADELLAES; this comes from the coding sequence GTGAATGGTCCGCTGATCGTCCAATCAGACAAGACCCTGCTCCTCGAGGTCGACCACGAGCGGGCCGACGACTGCCGTCGGGCCATCGCGCCGTTCGCCGAGCTGGAGCGGGCGCCGGAGCACATCCACACCTACCGGGTGTCGCCGCTCGGCCTGTGGAACGCGCGGGCCGCCGGGCACGACGCCGAGCAGGTCGTGGACGCGCTGGTGCAGTACAGCCGCTACCCGGTGCCGCACGCGCTGCTGGTCGACATCGCCGAGACCATGGACCGGTACGGGCGGCTGACCCTGAGCAAGCACCCGGCGCACGGCCTCGTCCTGACCAGCACCGACCGGCCGGTGCTGGAGGAGATCCTGCGCTCCAAGCGGATCATCCCGCTCGTCGGCGCCCGGATCGACCCGGACACCGTGGCCGTGCACCCCTCCGAGCGCGGTCAGATCAAGCAGGTGCTGCTCAAGCTGGGCTGGCCGGCCGAGGACCTCGCCGGGTACGTCGACGGCGAGGCGCACCCGATCGAGCTGGCCGAGGACGGCTGGGCGCTGCGGCCGTACCAGAAGCAGGCCGTGGAGAACTTCTGGCACGGCGGCAGCGGGGTCGTCGTGCTGCCGTGCGGCGCGGGCAAGACGCTGGTCGGCGCCGGGGCCATGGCCGAGGCCAAGTCGACCACCCTCATCCTGGTCACCAACACCGTCTCCGCCCGGCAGTGGAAGCACGAGCTGGTGAAGCGGACGTCGCTGACCGAGGACGAGATCGGCGAGTACAGCGGGACGAAGAAGGAGATCCGCCCGGTCACCATCGCCACGTACCAGGTGCTGACGACCAAGCGGAAGGGCGTCTACCCGCACCTGGAGCTCTTCGACTCCCGCGACTGGGGTCTCGTCGTCTACGACGAGGTGCACCTGCTGCCGGCCCCCGTCTTCAAGTTCACCGCCGACCTCCAGGCCCGCCGCCGCCTCGGCCTGACCGCGACGCTGGTGCGTGAGGACGGCCGCGAGTCGGACGTGTTCTCCCTCATCGGCCCCAAGCGGTTCGACGCGCCCTGGAAGGAGATCGAGGCGCAGGGCTACATCGCGCCCGCCGACTGCGTCGAGGTCCGCGTCAACCTCACCGACACCGAGCGGCTGGCGTACGCCACCGCCGAGGCGGAGGAGAAGTACCGCTACTGCGCGACCACCGCGACCAAGCGGAAGGTCACGGAGGCGCTGGTGCAGCGCTTCGCCGGGCAGCAGATCCTCGTCATCGGCCAGTACATCGACCAGCTCGACGAGCTGGGCGAGCATCTGAACGCCCCGGTGATCAAGGGCGAGACGACCAACGCCCAGCGTGAGAAGCTCTTCGACGCCTTCCGCGAGGGCGAGATCAGCGTGCTGGTCGTCTCCAAGGTCGCCAACTTCTCCATCGACCTGCCGGAGGCGACGGTCGCCATCCAGGTCTCGGGCACCTTCGGCTCCCGCCAGGAGGAGGCCCAGCGCCTCGGCCGCGTGCTGCGCCCCAAGGCCGACGGCCACCAGGCCCACTTCTATTCGGTCGTCGCCCGCGACACCATCGACCAGGACTTCGCCGCCCACCGCCAGCGGTTCCTGGCGGAACAGGGCTATGCGTACCGGATCGTGGACGCGGACGAACTCCTCGCGGAGAGCTGA
- a CDS encoding UvrD-helicase domain-containing protein, translating into MSTPSAPSAPSAPLDDPLARERSHLTRSRAALRAMREDAESLDIRDVAANWVNAQVLARQIDERIKALADLSDTPLFFGRLDYLHAPGADQAEGAEGERPRPEAAYQTLHIGRRHVHDVEGDPMVIDWRAPVSQPFYRASKKDPMDIALRRRFGYTGGDLTAYEDEHLSDPAEAAATSKLLQQEIERPRVGPMRDIVATIQPEQDEIVRSGLGGTVCVQGGPGTGKTAVGLHRVAYLLYAHRERLARTGTLVIGPNKSFLHYIEQVLPALGELTVRQATVDDLVGGRVEVRGTDEADAATLKGDARLAEVLRRAVYAHVTMPTEPVVVVRGSRRWRVPAYELEGAVRELLERGIRYGAAREALPQRVAHAVLVQMERAGEAPDDRVQDAVARNSAVKAAVKEIWPAVDPAKLVLRLLTDADFLAEHAEGILTGEEQKTILWAKPVRSVRSAKWSPADAVLIDEAADLVERTPSLGHVVLDEAQDLSPMQYRAVGRRCTTGSATVLGDLAQGTTPWATRSWDEALTHLGKADGVVEELTAGFRVPTDVITYASRLLPHIAPGLTPVASVRENPGFFDLRPITDTAEVVAACEELLRNEGSTGLIAADARIPALAEALTAAGIAHLAPGEETTARTRLTLVPASLAKGLEYDYVVLDEPQAVVDGEPDERTGLRRLYVALTRAVSGLIVTHATALPPQLAK; encoded by the coding sequence TTGTCCACGCCGTCCGCGCCGTCCGCGCCGTCCGCACCCCTCGACGACCCCCTCGCCCGGGAACGCTCCCACCTCACCCGGTCCCGGGCCGCGCTGCGCGCCATGCGCGAGGACGCCGAGTCGCTCGACATCCGCGACGTCGCCGCGAACTGGGTGAACGCGCAGGTCCTCGCCCGCCAGATCGACGAGCGCATCAAGGCGCTGGCCGACCTCAGCGACACGCCGCTGTTCTTCGGCCGGCTCGACTACCTGCACGCTCCGGGCGCCGACCAGGCGGAGGGCGCCGAGGGCGAGCGCCCGCGGCCGGAGGCCGCTTATCAAACACTGCACATCGGGCGACGGCACGTGCACGACGTCGAGGGCGACCCGATGGTCATCGATTGGCGGGCGCCGGTCTCGCAGCCGTTCTACCGGGCGTCCAAGAAGGACCCGATGGACATCGCGCTGCGCCGCCGCTTCGGCTACACCGGCGGCGACCTCACGGCGTACGAGGACGAGCACCTCTCCGACCCCGCCGAGGCCGCGGCCACCAGCAAGCTGCTCCAGCAGGAGATCGAGCGCCCGCGCGTCGGCCCGATGCGTGACATCGTCGCCACCATCCAGCCCGAGCAGGACGAGATCGTCCGCAGCGGGCTCGGCGGCACAGTGTGTGTGCAGGGCGGCCCCGGCACCGGGAAGACCGCCGTCGGCCTGCACCGCGTCGCCTACCTCCTGTACGCCCACCGCGAGCGGCTCGCCCGCACTGGCACCCTGGTGATCGGGCCGAACAAGTCCTTCCTGCACTACATCGAGCAGGTGCTGCCCGCGCTCGGCGAGCTGACCGTGCGACAGGCCACTGTGGACGACCTGGTCGGCGGGCGGGTGGAGGTGCGCGGCACGGACGAGGCGGACGCCGCGACCCTCAAGGGCGACGCGCGGCTGGCGGAGGTCCTCCGACGTGCCGTCTACGCCCACGTGACGATGCCGACCGAGCCGGTCGTGGTGGTGCGCGGCTCCCGGCGCTGGCGCGTACCGGCGTACGAACTCGAAGGCGCCGTACGGGAGTTGCTGGAGCGCGGCATCCGGTACGGCGCCGCCCGCGAGGCGCTGCCGCAGCGCGTCGCGCACGCCGTGCTGGTGCAGATGGAGCGGGCCGGCGAGGCGCCGGACGACCGGGTGCAGGACGCCGTCGCCCGCAACAGCGCGGTGAAGGCGGCGGTCAAGGAGATCTGGCCGGCGGTCGACCCGGCCAAGCTCGTACTGCGGCTGCTGACCGACGCCGACTTCCTCGCCGAGCACGCGGAGGGGATCCTCACCGGGGAGGAGCAGAAGACGATCCTGTGGGCGAAGCCGGTGCGCAGCGTCAGGTCGGCCAAGTGGTCGCCCGCGGACGCGGTGTTGATCGACGAGGCGGCGGACCTCGTGGAGCGGACGCCGTCCCTCGGCCATGTGGTGCTGGACGAGGCGCAGGACCTCTCCCCCATGCAGTACCGCGCCGTCGGCCGCCGCTGCACGACCGGCAGCGCGACCGTCCTCGGTGACCTGGCGCAGGGCACCACGCCCTGGGCGACCCGTAGTTGGGACGAGGCGCTCACCCACCTCGGCAAGGCGGACGGCGTGGTGGAGGAGCTGACCGCCGGCTTCCGCGTCCCGACGGACGTCATCACGTACGCCTCCCGCCTCCTGCCCCACATCGCCCCCGGCCTCACCCCGGTCGCCTCGGTCCGTGAGAACCCGGGTTTCTTCGACCTCCGCCCGATCACAGATACCGCCGAAGTGGTCGCCGCCTGCGAGGAGTTGCTCCGCAACGAGGGCTCGACGGGTCTCATCGCCGCCGACGCACGGATCCCGGCCCTCGCCGAGGCCCTGACGGCGGCCGGGATCGCGCATCTCGCCCCGGGCGAGGAGACCACCGCGCGGACCCGGCTGACCCTGGTCCCCGCCTCGCTCGCCAAGGGCCTGGAGTACGACTACGTGGTCCTCGACGAACCGCAGGCGGTGGTCGACGGCGAACCGGACGAACGCACCGGCCTGCGCCGCCTGTACGTCGCCCTGACCCGAGCCGTCTCGGGCCTGATCGTGACGCACGCGACCGCGCTGCCGCCGCAGCTCGCGAAGTAG
- a CDS encoding copper homeostasis protein CutC, with amino-acid sequence MIALDAEDAVAARAGGADRLEVVRDMAADGLSPSVRTVAAIRAAVDIDLRVMLRLGDGFAAGDVGRLVGVASELREAGADQFVLGFLDDGGQVDLGAVERVVGALDGCRWTFHRAIDRAADRDALRRQLAGLPGLDAYLTAGSASGVELGIDTLVAEAARGGEPGYEQRIVAGGGLRLGHVPRLRAGGIEAFHIGGAARPDGWTGPVCAQAVARWRATLDCGA; translated from the coding sequence GTGATCGCCCTCGACGCCGAGGACGCGGTCGCCGCGCGGGCCGGAGGCGCGGACCGGCTCGAAGTCGTCCGCGACATGGCGGCCGACGGGCTGAGTCCCTCGGTCCGGACGGTCGCCGCGATCCGGGCGGCCGTGGACATCGACCTGCGCGTGATGCTGCGGCTCGGGGACGGGTTCGCGGCGGGGGACGTGGGGCGGCTGGTGGGGGTGGCGAGCGAGCTGAGGGAGGCGGGCGCCGATCAGTTCGTGCTCGGGTTCCTGGACGACGGCGGCCAGGTGGACCTGGGAGCGGTGGAGCGGGTCGTCGGGGCGCTGGACGGGTGCCGGTGGACCTTCCACCGCGCGATCGACCGGGCCGCCGACCGCGACGCCCTGCGACGGCAACTGGCCGGACTGCCCGGCCTGGACGCCTATCTCACCGCGGGATCGGCGTCCGGCGTGGAGCTGGGGATCGACACGCTGGTCGCCGAGGCGGCGCGCGGCGGCGAACCCGGGTACGAGCAGCGGATCGTGGCGGGCGGGGGACTGCGGCTCGGCCATGTGCCGCGGCTGCGGGCCGGCGGGATCGAGGCCTTCCACATCGGCGGGGCGGCCCGTCCCGACGGCTGGACGGGACCGGTCTGCGCGCAGGCCGTCGCGCGGTGGCGGGCGACACTGGACTGCGGCGCCTAG